A window from Dama dama isolate Ldn47 chromosome 11, ASM3311817v1, whole genome shotgun sequence encodes these proteins:
- the LOC133064513 gene encoding olfactory receptor 1J4-like produces the protein MRPENQSHVSEFLLLGLPIWPEQQGVFFALFLGMYLTTVLGNLLIILLIRLDPHLHTPMYFFLSHLALTDVSFSSVTVPKMLINMQTQDQSIPYAGCITQMYFFLLFGCIDNLLLVVMAYDRYVAICHPLHYTTIMSRGLCVFLLAGSWLLSCVSALSHTILLAQLSFCAENIIPHFFCDLAALLKLSCSDTSLNELLIFTVGTAVVILPLSGILVSYGLIGVSILRIPSTKGICKALSTCGSHLFVVSLFYGTIMALYFSTSSGKSKDKDMIASLMYTVVAPMLNPFIYSLRNRDMKLALGILFRSNNLLIK, from the coding sequence ATGAGGCCTGAGAACCAGAGCCATGTGTCTGAgttcctcctcctggggctccCCATCTGGCCAGAGCAACAGGGTGTGTTCTTTGCCCTGTTCCTAGGCATGTACCTGACCACGGTGCTGGGCAACCTGCTCATCATCCTGCTCATCAGGCTGGACCctcacctccacacccccatgtacttcttcctcagccACTTGGCCCTCACTGATGTCTCCTTTTCATCTGTCACTGTCCCTAAGATGCTGATAAACATGCAAACCCAGGATCAATCCATCCCCTATGCAGGGTGCATAACACAGatgtattttttcctcctttttggcTGCATCGATAACCTTCTTCTTGTAGTGATGGCTTATGACAGGTACGTGGCCATCTGTCACCCTCTCCACTACACCACCATCATGAGCAGGGGGCTGTGTGTGTTTCTGCTGGCTGGATCCTGGCTCCTCTCTTGTGTCAGTGCCCTGTCCCACACCATCCTCCTGGCTCAGCTGTCCTTCTGTGCGGAGAACATCATCCCACATTTCTTCTGTGACCTTGCTGCCCTGCTCAAGCTCTCCTGCTCAGACACCTCTCTCAATGAGCTGCTTATATTCACTGTAGGGACTGCAGTTGTCATTCTCCCACTGAGTGGCATCCTGGTCTCTTATGGCCTCATTGGGGTCTCCATCCTGAGGATCCCTTCTACCAAGGGGATCTGCAAAGCCCTGTCCACCTGTGGCTCCCACCTCTTTGTGGTGTCTCTATTCTATGGAACCATTATGGCACTGTACTTTTCCACCTCATCAGGCAAGTCCAAGGACAAAGACATGATTGCCTCACTGATGTACACAGTGGTGgcccccatgctgaaccccttcatctacagcCTAAGGAACAGAGACATGAAATTGGCTCTGGGAATTCTTTTCAGAAGCAATAACCTTCTCATCAAGTGA